A window from Salarias fasciatus chromosome 11, fSalaFa1.1, whole genome shotgun sequence encodes these proteins:
- the LOC115397498 gene encoding cortexin-3-like: protein MDVPRMAEGLFSSTLSSSGGGHHVPSYLTLEQKAAFVFVLLLFIFLALLIVRCFRILLDPYRSMPSSNWTDHTEKDTFDYRIV from the coding sequence ATGGACGTGCCCAGGATGGCCGAGGGCCTGTTCAGCAGCACGCTGTCCTCGTCGGGCGGCGGCCACCACGTGCCGTCGTACCTGACGCTGGAGCAGAAGGCCGCCTTCGTCTtcgtgctgctgctcttcatcttcctgGCGCTGCTCATCGTGCGCTGCTTCCGCATCCTGCTGGACCCGTACCGCAGCATGCCGTCGTCCAACTGGACTGACCACACCGAGAAGGACACGTTCGACTACCGCATCGTCTGA